The Pocillopora verrucosa isolate sample1 chromosome 2, ASM3666991v2, whole genome shotgun sequence genome has a segment encoding these proteins:
- the LOC131798126 gene encoding short transient receptor potential channel 5: MAPKFSPDEEQDIKDGRIFRVFLKIVRKGVKDDVDAFLSNHIRTDRERERNPNTNSLSNPNPNPKPLLDALDEGNIIKIWELIVKMEENQKENQRKTIGTLSAKFEDIVEEENVKDNGFRSKRICLPLEKLLTSLKGSIMGCVASSRRKIRRTPIDNDELAWVKILSNPLYIGLEWLWRNKPRSPCYIRKESEEVKFTNVVTHQETDGTPLVNVASSNHSINSGNEIKNRTEEDEKKKRKFEDVVEAALFDACLLVRRSSYESHLTRDEYLKCATECEKFAADVVGQANCFEPNELDQIIDFEGKGALLKKTPKEFIHSLSLLKIATDKKREKFVTSPKCQFILDEVIYYDSPQWKNKGILKKTLLFCLQLIFVIITSIGYIFILLCPKCTTCNENCCWRWFRNVFEHPYSKFINHVMSYVTFLCLIYASSFEYEIRAGWGALTWIDYAVISYVIGLLLQEVVECCNQGWSIYFSKWWNVVDTLIVFLFLLSYTVWLGAWGCNKEWNPEKNAFTVADAIYSSASVLAFFHLAHFFQVSSVLGPLQLSLYRMLRDVLKFLLIFLVLYVAFSTGMAKIYSYYVASEMELSKRDNRTSYHQLSHPFALHVNTFIGLFWFLFGGGGEEKSISVRDQEFLLVTEFGRIFMGAYVICTGMVALNMLVAMMNDSFRRIMENAQEEWKFSRTEMWLEWIDKSNTVPVPFNILYVVLLCCKRALSIVLIKSDVNQDKPCCCCCMRKCCCRESCCKNLPPSTTEERIVVMKNLVVDYLEGRYSDKWTDTWQNVVDG, translated from the exons ATGGCGCCGAAATTTTCTCCGGACGAAGAACAAGATATAAAAGACGGTAGAATTTTTCGTGTCTTTCTGAAAATAGTGCGAAAAGGGGTAAAGGATGATGTGGACGCCTTTTTGTCGAATCACATAAGAACGGAtagagagagggagagaaatCCCAATACCAACAGTCtatctaaccctaaccctaaccctaagccaCTTCTAGACGCTCTCGATGAGGGGAATATCATTAAAATCTGGGAACTCATTgtcaaaatggaagaaaatcagaaagaaaatcagCGTAAGACAATTGGAACGTTAAGTGCTAAGTTTGAAGATATCGTGGAAGAGGAGAATGTGAAAGATAATGGGTTCCGCTCTAAGCGCATATGTTTACCTTTGGAGAAGTTGCTTACATCATTAAAAGGATCGATAATGGGCTGTGTTGCCTCATCACGGAGGAAGATAAGGAGAACCCCAATAGACAATGATGAGCTGGCATGGGTGAAGATACTGAGCAATCCGTTGTACATCGGTCTGGAATGGTTGTGGAGAAATAAACCTCGTTCTCCCTGTTACAtaagaaaagaaagtgaagaagttaaatttacaaatgttGTTACACACCAAGAAACTGATGGTACACCCTTGGTCAATGTGGCTTCCAGTAATCATTCTATCAACAgcggaaatgaaataaaaaatcgcACAGAGGAAGatgagaagaagaagaggaagttTGAAGACGTCGTTGAAGCTGCCCTCTTTGACGCCTGCCTCTTGGTGAGAAGGAGCTCTTACGAGTCCCACCTAACTAGAGATGAATACTTGAAGTGTGCGACAGAATGTGAGAAATTTGCAGCTGATGTTGTTGGCCAGGCGAATTGTTTTGAACCGAACGAGCTGGACCAAATCATAGATTTCGAAGGAAAAGGAGCATTACTAAAAAAAACACCCAAAGAATTTATTCACAGTCTGAGTCTTCTAAAGATAGCTACAGATAAGAAACGGGAAAAG TTTGTGACGAGCCCAAAATGTCAATTTATCCTCGACGAGGTCATCTACTATGACAGTCCACAATggaaaaataaaggaatacTGAAAAAAACGCTCTTGTTCTGCCtccaattaatttttgtcatcatAACAAGTATCGgctacattttcattttattatgcCCTAAATGTACCACCTGCAATGAGAATTGCTGCTGGAGGTGGTTCAGAAACGTGTTTGAGCATCCCTACTCGAAGTTCATCAATCATGTCATGTCGTACGTGACCTTTCTGTGCTTGATTTATGCCTCGTCCTTCGAGTATGAGATTCGAGCCGGTTGGGGAGCTTTGACGTGGATTG ACTATGCCGTTATTTCCTACGTCATCGGGCTACTCTTACAGGAAGTCGTGGAATGTTGCAACCAAGGGTGGTCGATCTACTTTTCAAAGTGGTGGAATGTTGTAGACACACTAATCGTCTTTTTATTTCTGCTGTCATACACTGTGTGGTTAGGGGCATGGGGCTGTAATAAAGAATGGAAccctgaaaaaaatgcatttaccGTGGCCGATGCTATATATTCCAGCGCTTCCGTTCTTGCCTTTTTTCACCTGGCACACTTTTTCCAAGTCAGTTCAGTGCTTGGTCCCTTGCAGCTTTCCCTCTATAGGATGCTGAGAGATGTCCTAAagttccttttgatttttcttgttctttacGTTGCATTTTCCACTGGTATGGCCAAGATTTACTCCTACTATGTCGCCTCTGAGATGGAGCTCAGCAAACGGGACAACAGAACTAGTTATCACCAACTTTCCCATCCATTCGCCTT GCATGTAAACACTTTCATTggcttgttttggtttttgtttggtGGTGGTGGAGAAGAAAAGAGCATCTCGGTGAGGGATCAAGAATTTCTCCTGGTTACCGAGTTTGGAAGGATCTTCATGGGAGCCTACGTGATCTGCACAGGGATGGTTGCCTTAAACATGCTGGTTGCCATGATGAATGACTCATTCCGTAGAATTATG GAAAATGCTCAAGAAGAATGGAAATTCTCAAGAACTGAAATGTGGTTGGAGTGGATTGACAAAAGCAACACAGTTCCAGTACCTTTCAATATTCTTTACGTCGTCTTACTGTGTTGTAAAAGAGCCTTATCCATCGTACTCATTAAG AGTGACGTTAACCAAGATAAACcgtgttgttgttgctgtatGAGAAAATGCTGTTGCCGCGAGAGTTGTTGCAAGAACTTGCCACCTTCCACAACCGAG GAACGCATTGTGGTAATGAAAAATTTGGTCGTGGACTATCTGGAGGGACGTTACTCGGACAAATGGACAGACACATGGCAAAATGTAGTAGACGGGTGA
- the LOC131792702 gene encoding short transient receptor potential channel 6, with translation MELWGQGRLNYFSKWWNVIDLVMALAFLISYIVWGSAWLTYRGWKPESPSFILSALIYASACVVAFFHLGRFFQVSSTLGPMQLCLLNMLKDVIKFLAIIFVLFFAFSTGLTKIYSYYIQSEKELQKQDKENITIHYNTTHPYANHITALYNMFWWLFADVNENRQSVDDRRFDYISTYVSILMIVFMILAVIVALNMLISMMSYSFENIMKNAITEWKFSRTQMWLEWIHKENAVPVPTNLVLVLALVPVLVRVLPPMKERKRKKKEKEKAKKEINRRKGNSTDESELLVNSQELRKSYEGAGERQDSDSERSDSKVQQSDDDQDKSCCSFCICLENICKKSPPSTTEERKKVMANLVVKYLMERYPEKFPLSEIIKAQSDDYGSGQRSGQT, from the exons ATGGAGCTCTGGGGTCAAGGCCGCTTAAATTACTTCTCAAAGTGGTGGAATGTTATAGACCTAGTAATGGCCTTAGCATTTCTGATTTCCTACATAGTATGGGGGAGCGCGTGGTTGACATACAGAGGGTGGAAGCCAGAAAGCCCATCATTTATTCTTTCTGCTCTCATTTATGCCAGTGCCTGCGTCGTAGCCTTTTTCCACTTGGGACGCTTTTTCCAAGTCAGTTCAACGCTGGGTCCCATGCAGTTGTGCTTATTGAACATGCTGAAAGATGTTATCAAGTTCCTCGCCATCATCTTCGTGCTCTTCTTTGCATTTTCCACTGGGCTGACTAAGATCTATTCGTATTACATCCAATCTGAGAAGGAACTACAAAAACAGGACAAGGAGAATATTACAATTCATTACAATACGACGCATCCATATGCCAA CCACATTACCGCTCTCTACAATATGTTTTGGTGGTTGTTCGCTGACGTGAACGAAAACCGACAGAGTGTCGATGATCGTCGCTTCGACTACATATCCACTTATGTCAGCATTCTTATGATCGTGTTTATGATACTTGCCGTCATTGTGGCACTAAATATGCTGATCTCAATGATGAGCTACTCTTTTGAAAATATCATG AAAAATGCAATTACAGAATGGAAGTTTTCAAGAACCCAAATGTGGCTAGAATGGATTCACAAAGAGAATGCTGTACCTGTGCCTACGAaccttgtacttgtacttgcaCTTGTACCTGTACTTGTACGTGTACTT CCTCCgatgaaggaaagaaagagaaaaaagaaagaaaaagagaaagctaAGAAAGAGATCAACCGTCGTAAGGGGAACTCCACTGACGAG AGTGAACTTTTGGTGAATTCTCAAGAACTG AGAAAATCTTATGAGGGGGCTGGAGAGAGACAGGACAGTGACAGTGAACGGTCAGATTCTAAGGTTCAACAG AGCGACGATGACCAAGATAAATCGTGTTGTTCTTTCTGTATATGCCTCGAGAATATTTGCAAGAAGTCGCCACCTTCCACAACCGAG GAACGCAAGAAGGTAATGGCAAATCTGGTCGTGAAGTATCTGATGGAACGTTACCCAGAGAAGTTCCCACTATCCGAAATAATCAAAGCTCAGTCTGATGATTATGGAAGTGGACAGAGAAGTGGACAGACTTAA